The following coding sequences are from one Triticum aestivum cultivar Chinese Spring chromosome 5A, IWGSC CS RefSeq v2.1, whole genome shotgun sequence window:
- the LOC123105663 gene encoding actin-depolymerizing factor 4 produces MANASSGAGIHDDCKLRFVELKSKRMHRFITYRLENQKEVIVDQTGEREATYEDFTKTLPENDCRFAVFDFDFTTPEDVPKSRIFYIFWSPDTAKVRSKMTYASTNEKFKRTLDGIQIEMQATDPSEISLDVIKERAH; encoded by the exons ATG GCAAACGCTTCGTCAGGAGCTGGGATCCATGATGACTGCAAGCTGAGGTTCGTGGAGCTCAAGTCCAAGAGGATGCACCGCTTCATAACCTACAGGCTGGAGAACCAGAAGGAGGTCATTGTGGACCAAACTGGGGAGCGCGAGGCCACCTATGAGGACTTCACCAAGACCCTGCCTGAGAACGACTGCCGATTCGCAGTGTTTGACTTCGACTTCACCACCCCGGAGGATGTGCCAAAGAGCAGGATCTTCTATATCTTCTG GTCTCCTGACACCGCAAAGGTGAGGAGCAAGATGACGTACGCGAGCACCAACGAGAAGTTCAAGAGGACCCTGGACGGCATCCAGATTGAGATGCAGGCCACTGACCCGAGCGAAATCAGCCTGGACGTGATCAAGGAGCGCGCGCACTAA
- the LOC123105664 gene encoding DNA-binding protein HEXBP, with translation MDQVMVSPSPSASSGSGKSVGRAKSRSRSRSKSKSRSRSRSRSKSSTKSKSRSRSRSRSRSRSRSRSPRRDRLRSERSSRRSRSPPRRGRSPPRRSERRSYRDIICKNCRRPGHIARDCPSASTCNNCNLPGHFAAECTSKTVCWNCKKSGHIATECKNEALCHTCSKTGHMARDCPASGSNAKLCNNCFKPGHIAVDCTNDRACNNCRQPGHIARECKNDPICNLCNVSGHLARACPKTTTLASEIHGGPFRDISCRMCGQPGHISRNCMATVICDTCGGRGHMSYECPSARVFDRGVRRF, from the exons ATG GATCAAGTTATGGTGAGTCCATCACCAAGCGCCAGCAGCGGCAGTGGCAAGAGCGTGGGTAGGGCCAAGAGCAGGAGCAGAAGCAGAAGCAAGAGCAAGAgtaggagcaggagcaggagcaggagcaagaGCAGCACCAAGAGTAAGAGCAGGAGCAGGAGTAGGAGCAGGAGTCGCAGCCGGAGCAGGAGCCGAAGCCCTCGGCGAGATAGGCTGCGCAGTGAACGTTCATCCCGCCGCAGCCGTAGCCCACCTCGTCGTGGTCGTAGTCCTCCTCGTCGCAGCGAACGTCGTAGCTACAG GGATATTATTTGCAAGAACTGCAGGAGACCTGGCCACATTGCTAGGGATTGCCCATCTGCTTCTACCTGCAATAATTGTAATCTTCCAGG GCACTTTGCAGCAGAATGCACTTCCAAAACAGTTTGCTGGAACTGCAAGAAGTCTGGGCACATTGCCACTGAATGCAAGAACGAGGCCTTGTGCCACACTTGCAGCAAGACGGGGCATATGGCGCGCGACTGCCCCGCCTCAGGGTCCAACGCCAAGCTATGCAACAACTGCTTTAAGCCGGGACACATCGCGGTAGACTGCACCAACGACCGCGCCTGCAACAACTGCCGCCAGCCCGGCCACATAGCCCGCGAGTGCAAGAATGACCCCATCTGCAACCTCTGCAACGTGTCGGGCCACCTGGCCCGCGCCTGCCCGAAGACGACGACCCTGGCCTCGGAGATCCATGGTGGGCCCTTCCGCGACATATCGTGCCGCATGTGCGGCCAGCCAGGCCACATCAGCCGCAACTGCATGGCCACTGTCATCTGCGACACCTGCGGCGGCAGGGGCCACATGTCATACGAGTGCCCCTCGGCCAGGGTCTTCGACCGCGGAGTCCGCCGGTTCTGA